One region of Vigna angularis cultivar LongXiaoDou No.4 chromosome 10, ASM1680809v1, whole genome shotgun sequence genomic DNA includes:
- the LOC108335046 gene encoding amino acid transporter AVT3A: MVFSKEAGSSSYSLPPYPREDTPLLGKAPPLSSNPKTFANIFISIVGAGVLGLPYSFKQTGWLMGLLMLFSVAFLTYHCMMLLVHTRRKLESLTGFTKIASFGDLGFTICGPVGRFAVDAMIVLSQSGFCVSYLIFISSTLAFLTNNETTPVFLGFTPKVLFLWACFPFQLGLISVRTLTHLAPLSIFADVVDLVAKSVVMVEDVFVSVKNRPDLKVFGGLSVFLYGIGVAVYAFEGIGMVLPLESEAKDKEKFGRILGLGMGSISVLFGLFGGLGYFAFGEETKGIITTNLGPGVISFLVQLGLCINLFFTFPIMMNPVNEVMERRFCGSRYSLWLRWLMVLVISLVALLVPNFADFLSLVGSSVCVVLSFVLPAMFHLIVFKQELGWKCFVWDGAIVVFGFVIAVTGTYTSVMEILSPTS, from the coding sequence ATGGTGTTCTCCAAGGAAGCTGGATCGTCTTCCTACTCCCTTCCACCATACCCCAGAGAAGACACCCCTCTCCTCGGGAAGGCTCCGCCTTTGTCCTCCAATCCCAAGACCTTCGCTAACATCTTCATCTCCATCGTCGGCGCCGGCGTGTTGGGCCTCCCTTACAGCTTCAAGCAAACGGGCTGGCTCATGGGTCTGCTCATGCTCTTCTCCGTCGCTTTCCTCACCTACCACTGCATGATGCTCCTCGTCCACACGCGCCGCAAACTCGAATCTTTAACGGGCTTCACCAAAATCGCCTCCTTTGGCGACCTGGGTTTTACGATCTGCGGCCCAGTGGGCCGCTTCGCCGTCGACGCCATGATCGTCCTCTCCCAATCCGGCTTTTGCGTCAGCTACCTCATCTTCATTTCCTCCACCCTCGCGTTCCTCACCAACAACGAAACGACGCCGGTTTTCCTAGGTTTCACCCCCAAGGTTCTGTTCCTCTGGGCCTGCTTCCCCTTCCAGTTAGGACTGATTTCGGTTCGCACTTTGACTCATTTGGCTCCGCTGAGTATCTTCGCCGACGTGGTTGATCTTGTTGCGAAGAGTGTTGTCATGGTCGAGGATGTTTTTGTTTCCGTTAAGAATAGGCCAGATTTGAAAGTTTTCGGGGGTTTGTCTGTGTTTTTGTACGGTATAGGTGTGGCTGTGTATGCTTTTGAGGGAATCGGGATGGTTCTGCCGTTGGAAAGTGAAGCGAAGGATAAGGAGAAGTTCGGTAGGATTTTGGGTTTGGGGATGGGATCGATTTCAGTGTTGTTTGGTTTGTTTGGGGGTTTAGGTTACTTTGCGTTTGGGGAAGAAACTAAGGGTATTATCACAACCAATTTGGGTCCTGGGGTGATTAGTTTTTTGGTTCAGTTAGGGCTTTGTatcaatttgtttttcacttttccGATTATGATGAATCCTGTGAATGAGGTGATGGAAAGAAGATTCTGTGGGTCTAGGTACAGCTTGTGGTTGAGATGGCTCATGGTGTTGGTGATTAGTTTGGTGGCGCTTTTGGTGCCTAATTTTGCAGATTTTCTGTCCCTGGTCGGAAGCAGTGTGTGTGTGGTATTGAGTTTTGTGTTGCCTGCAATGTTTCATCTTATTGTTTTTAAGCAGGAGTTGGGTTGGAAGTGTTTTGTTTGGGATGGAGCAATTGTGGTTTTTGGGTTTGTGATTGCAGTTACTGGGACTTACACTTCTGTGATGGAGATTCTTTCACCCACATCTTAA
- the LOC108335388 gene encoding probable protein phosphatase 2C 47, with protein MSGVGGGCPCPRGISDGAMEDLNGDTVGNLNQNAAKPPRDHSVMRHFSSSSWSAEPESNINIIGLKSSTEKKSDFPLEIRSGSYSDKGPKQYMEDEFICIDTLSEGDGLGANLPSPAAFYGVFDGHGGVDAAAFTRKNILKFIVEDAHFPSSIKKAIKSAFVKADLAFRDASSLDSSSGTTALIALMLGSSMLIANAGDSRAVLGKRGRAVELSKDHKPNCTSERLRIEKLGGVIYDGYLNGQLSVARALGDWHIKGSKGSKSPLSSEPELEEIVLTEEDEFLIMGCDGLWDVMSSQCAVTMVRREMMQHNDPNKCAKVLVTEALQRNTCDNLTVVIVSFSKDPPPKIEIPRSCRRRSISAEGLDLLKGVLNGR; from the exons ATGAGTGGTGTTGGTGGTGGATGCCCCTGCCCCAGGGGTATTAGTGATGGTGCCATGGAGGATCTGAATGGGGATACGGTGGGGAATTTGAATCAGAATGCAGCGAAGCCTCCGAGAGACCATTCTGTTATGCGACATTTCAGCAGCTCTTCTTGGTCTGCAGAGCCG gaatcaaatattaatattattggaCTTAAATCAAGCACAGAAAAAAAATCAGACTTTCCACTTGAAATTCGATCTGGAAGCTATTCCGATAAAGGACCAAAGCAGTACATGGAGGATGAATTCATATGCATTGATACTCTTAGTGAAGGTGACGGTCTAGGAGCAAACCTTCCTTCTCCTGCAGCATTTTATGGG GTATTTGATGGACATGGTGGCGTTGATGCAGCAGCATTCACGAGAAAGAACATCCTCAAGTTTATAGTTGAAGATGCTCATTTCCCATCTAGCATTAAGAAAGCAATTAAGAGTGCATTTGTGAAGGCTGATCTTGCTTTTAGAGATGCCAGTTCTCTTGATAGCTCTTCAGGCACCACCGCTCTGATAGCCCTTATGCTGGGAAG TTCCATGCTGATTGCCAATGCAGGAGATTCTCGTGCTGTGTTGGGCAAACGGGGCAGAGCAGTTGAACTTTCCAAAGACCATAAACCAAATTGCACTTCTGAAAGATTAAGAATTGAAAAACTTGGTGGAGTGATCTACGATGGATACCTCAACGGCCAACTATCAGTGGCTCGGGCTCTTGGAGATTGGCACATAAAAGGCAGCAAAGGTTCTAAGAGTCCTCTAAGCTCGGAGCCGGAGCTGGAGGAGATCGTGCTGACCGAAGAAGATGAGTTTTTGATAATGGGCTGTGATGGATTGTGGGATGTGATGAGCAGCCAGTGCGCTGTGACAATGGTGAGGAGGGAGATGATGCAGCATAATGATCCCAACAAATGTGCAAAAGTACTTGTTACTGAGGCCCTCCAACGCAACACTTGTGACAACCTCACAGTTGTGATTGTGAGTTTCTCCAAAGATCCACCTCCTAAAATTGAAATTCCTAGATCATGTAGGAGGAGGAGTATTTCTGCTGAGGGCCTTGATCTTCTCAAGGGTGTTTTGAATGGTAGATGA
- the LOC108335267 gene encoding pentatricopeptide repeat-containing protein At2g17525, mitochondrial, producing the protein MHKLWKALAYRGSSSTPYQRRFQFQTSSSTSSYSSSVPSEEHVSQLILDQKSATQALECFRWASTVPNFAHSQSTYRAVIHKLCTFRRFDTVKQLLDEMPQSLGAPPNDAIFVTIIRGLGRARMIRTVIKVLDLAYKFHGSPSLKIFNSILDVLVKEDIDMAREFYRKSMMASGVEGDDYTFGILMKGLCLTNRIGEGFKLLQLIKSRGVTPNTVVYNTLLHALCRNGKVGRARSLMSEMEEPNDVTFNILISGYCKEGNSVQSLVLLEKSFSLGFVPDVVTVTKVLEILCNAGRATEAADVLERVESMGGSLDVVAYNTLIKGFCGVGKVKVGLHFLKQMESKGCLPNVDTYNALISSFCESGMLDLALDLFNDMKIDGIKWNFVTFDSVIRGLCSEGRIEEGFSILELMEESKEGSKGHISPYNSIIYGLFKQNRFDEAAGFLTKMGNLFPRAVDRSMKILEHCQKGSIEDAKRVYDQMTDEGGIPSILVYNCLVHGFSKQGSVREAVELMNEMIANNCFPMPSTFNAVITEFCRQGKVENALKLVEDITARGCAPNTETYSPLIDVLCRKGDLQKAMQVFREMVDKGILPDPFIWNSLLHCPNQERSVNKNIFNIDDIL; encoded by the coding sequence ATGCATAAACTTTGGAAAGCATTGGCATATCGTGGATCCTCCTCAACCCCTTATCAAAGGCGTTTTCAATTCCAAACGAGTTCATCTACATCTTCATACTCTTCTTCTGTACCAAGCGAGGAGCATGTTTCACAGCTGATACTGGACCAGAAATCTGCTACCCAAGCACTGGAATGCTTCAGGTGGGCGTCCACCGTCCCCAACTTCGCCCATTCTCAATCCACGTACCGCGCCGTGATTCACAAGCTCTGCACCTTCCGCCGTTTCGACACTGTCAAGCAACTGCTCGACGAAATGCCCCAATCACTCGGTGCGCCACCCAATGATGCTATTTTTGTCACCATCATCCGCGGCCTCGGCCGAGCGCGGATGATTAGAACGGTAATCAAAGTGCTTGACTTGGCGTACAAGTTCCACGGCAGCCCCTCCCTCAAgattttcaattcaattttggATGTGCTTGTGAAGGAGGATATTGACATGGCTAGGGAGTTTTATAGGAAGAGCATGATGGCGAGTGGAGTTGAGGGGGATGATTACACTTTTGGGATTTTAATGAAAGGGCTGTGCCTAACTAATAGGATAGGTGAAGGTTTTAAGCTCTTGCAGCTTATTAAGTCTAGAGGGGTTACTCCAAACACTGTGGTTTACAACACTTTGCTGCATGCACTTTGTAGGAATGGGAAGGTTGGGAGGGCTAGGAGCTTGATGAGTGAGATGGAGGAGCCTAATGATGTTAcctttaatattttgatatctGGGTACTGTAAGGAAGGGAATTCAGTTCAGTCTCTTGTCCTGCTGGAGAAGAGTTTTAGCCTGGGATTTGTGCCTGATGTTGTCACTGTTACTAAGGTGCTGGAAATTCTATGCAATGCTGGCCGCGCCACAGAGGCCGCTGACGTTTTAGAGAGAGTTGAGAGCATGGGAGGTTCGCTAGATGTTGTGGCTTACAACACCTTGATCAAGGGGTTTTGTGGAGTGGGGAAGGTGAAGGTTGGGCTTCATTTTTTGAAGCAGATGGAGAGCAAAGGCTGTCTTCCAAATGTGGATACCTATAATGCACTGATATCTAGCTTTTGTGAGTCTGGGATGTTGGATTTGGCTCTTGATCTTTTTAATGATATGAAAATAGATGGGATCAAATGGAACTTTGTTACATTTGACTCAGTAATTAGGGGTCTGTGCTCAGAAGGAAGAATTGAAGAAGGTTTTTCTATTTTGGAGCTAATGGAGGAAAGCAAAGAAGGCTCTAAAGGGCACATCAGTCCTTACAATAGCATAATATATGGCCTGTTTAAGCAAAATCGATTTGATGAGGCAGCTGGGTTTCTAACAAAGATGGGGAACTTGTTCCCTAGAGCTGTTGACAGAAGCATGAAGATTTTAGAGCACTGCCAGAAGGGGTCTATTGAGGATGCAAAGAGGGTATATGATCAGATGACTGATGAAGGTGGAATTCCaagtattttagtttataaCTGCCTTGTTCATGGATTTTCCAAACAAGGTAGTGTCCGAGAGGCAGTTGAGCTGATGAATGAAATGATTGCTAACAACTGTTTTCCTATGCCATCTACATTTAATGCTGTCATCACAGAGTTTTGCAGACAGGGAAAAGTTGAGAATGCCTTGAAGTTGGTGGAAGACATCACCGCAAGAGGTTGTGCACCCAATACAGAAACATACAGTCCTCTGATTGATGTCTTATGTAGGAAAGGGGACCTTCAAAAAGCCATGCAAGTCTTTAGAGAAATGGTAGACAAGGGCATCCTTCCTGACCCTTTTATTTGGAATTCACTACTACACTGTCCGAATCAAGAAAGAAGTGTCAATAAGAATATATTCAACATAGATGACATACTCTAG